The genomic window CTGGCATTGATGTAATAAAAGAATATGGAAGTTTGCATAATTTTACAACTTGGAATAAAAATTTTTTAACAGATTCTGGGGGATTTCAAGTATTCTCTTTGTCTAATTTTAGAAAGATTGAAACTGAGGGAGTAGATTTTAAGTCTCATATTGATGGCTCTAGGCACTATTTTACACCTGAGAGTGTATTTAAGATGCAAGAAATTTTTGAAAGTGATATTATTATGGCACTTGATATTTGTAGTTCTTATGGTATTGATTACAGTGAGGCGAGTTTATATGCAAATATTACAACCTCTTGGGCTCGTCGTACATTGCGTGCTTATGAGAATAGAAAAGAAGGATATGATGGTTTTTTATTCTTAATAACGCAAGGTAATTTTTTTAAAGATTTGAGGAAAAGAAGTACTGAAGCAATTTTAGAATTAAATAGTCCTGGTATTGCAATTGGTGGAATTTCTGTTGGAGAACCAAGAGATAAATATTTAGAAATTCTTGAATATAATTCTTCATTAATACCTAAAGATAAGCCAAAGTACGTAATGGGAATTGGTACGCCGCACTATATATTGGATGCAATATATTATGGTATTGATATCTTTGATTGTGTTAATCCTACAAGAATTGCTAGACATGGTTCACTTTTAACTGATAATGGAATATTGCGCATTAAGAGGGCCGGGTTTAATGTTGATACTTCTCCTATTGAGCAAGATTGTTCTTGCACTTTATGTACAAGGTATTCAAGAGGATATTTAAGACATTTAATCAAATCAGGAGAAACCCTTGGAGTTATGTTAGCTAGTGAGCATAACATTCATTATATGTTTAGACTTATTCAAAAGGCTCGAAATGCAATTATGAATGATGATTTTACACAATTTAGAAAGCTTTATTTAAGCAAGTATGATGAAGGCAATTTTAATGAATAGAGATATTATTTCAACAATTATTGTTATGGTTTCGATCTTTTTTTCACGTATTATGGGTTTTATTAAGATAAAGGTATTTTCTTACTATTTTGGCGCAAATCTTGAAGCAGATATTTTTAATTATGTTTTTAATATTCCGAATAATTTAAGAAAGATTCTTTCAGAAGGTGCAATGACTTCAGCTTTTATGCCTGAATTTGCGCATGAGATGAAGAAATCTAATACACATGCTCTTAATTTTTTAAGACGAGTTATTACTTTTAATGTTATAAGTATTAGTCTTGTTATTTGCATTATGATTCTTTTTTCTAAGCAAATTATGTATTTTGTATCTTCTTATAGAGGTAATAATTTGGAGTTGGCTAGTTATATATTTAACTACTTAATACTCTACGTGTTACTTATAAGCTTAGCATCGATATTTGCATCGGTGCTAAATTCTTATAAGGTTTTTTTTATTCCATCTTTTTCTCCTGTTATGCTCTCTTCTAGTATTATATTAAGCATATATTTATTCTATAGACAATATGGAATATATAGTGCTGTTATTGGAGTAATTGTTGGTGGAATTTTGCAGTTTTTAATTCAGATGATAAATTGTATTTATATTGGTCTTACATATAGACCAATGTTTAACTTCAATGATCCTTCATTTTTAAGATTTTTAAAGAGATGGGCAAATATGATTTTATCAGCTTTAGCGGCAATTGCTACTCAGCAAATTTCATTTGCTTTAGCATCAACCCTGGATATTGGCAGTGTTTCTGTTTTAAGTAATGCAATTGTTTATTATCAGCTTCCTGTTGGAATATTTTATGTTTCAATTGCAACAGTTATTTTTCCTAAGATGGCTGAATATGCTTCTTTGGGCAATAAGAAAGGATTAGATTTGATTTTGAATCAGGGAATTGATATTTTGATTTTTCTTTTAGTTCCAATGTCATTTTTAATGTATATTTGGGCTGATCCTATTCTAAATTTATTGCTTACAGGCGGTAAATTTTCTGTTTATGATACTCAAAAAACCGTTAGCGTACTGCAATATTTTTTGATTGGATTATTATTTTCTTCAATTTTTGGACTGTTTCAAAAATATTATTTTTCAATACGTAATTCAAAAATTCCGCTTTACTTTAATCTTCTTTTTGCTGCCGTTGATATCGTGATTTCAGTTTTGGGTATTAAGTTTTATAAAATTGTAAACGTTTTGCCTATTGCACAATCAATTTCTTTTGCTTTATGTGTGGTTATCTTTTATTTTGTTGGATTTAAGTGTGGAATTAAGCTTGAACTTCTTAGATCCTCAATAGCTCTTATTAAGGCATTTATTTCCCTTATTCCTTTATATTTATTTTATACTTTCTTTAATAATTTTAAATGGGATGTAGGATTTAGTTTAAATAATTTTTACTTGTTAAGTGTTGCAGGTATAATTAATATTATTATTTTAATATTATGTTATTATTTGCTTGGTGTTAGTAAGATTTTTAAGTTTATTAGTAGGGAGATTGCATGAGAGAGTTTATTCTTTTATTTTGTATTGTGCTTGATCTTTTTGCTATTAAGGAGTTAACATTATCAACTAAATCTTTAGTTACGACCCAGGAGTCTGAGACTAGTACTGATAAGGATATGAAGGAAAATAATGTTGAGAGGGATGTTACTAGTGAGTCTGAGTTTAAAAGTGTTAACTTAGATGTGAAGCAGGTAAATGATGTTATTTCTTATGGACTTGATACTCAAGTTATTGAAATTATTGGCAGTCTTAAAAAATCAGGTGATGGTGAATACAATGCTTTGCTTGAAAAGAGATTGCAGAAAACTTTTAATATTGATCTTAAACGAGCAATTCTTGAGTTGTTTTTATCACTTAAATATGCAGGTGGTGTTGATGCTGCTAATTATATTCTA from Borrelia hermsii DAH includes these protein-coding regions:
- the tgt gene encoding tRNA guanosine(34) transglycosylase Tgt; translation: MFNIIKNDKNSNARIGVLELPHGKVTTPCFMPVGTLGVMKALKHDVLEKLGCNLMLANTYHLYLRPGIDVIKEYGSLHNFTTWNKNFLTDSGGFQVFSLSNFRKIETEGVDFKSHIDGSRHYFTPESVFKMQEIFESDIIMALDICSSYGIDYSEASLYANITTSWARRTLRAYENRKEGYDGFLFLITQGNFFKDLRKRSTEAILELNSPGIAIGGISVGEPRDKYLEILEYNSSLIPKDKPKYVMGIGTPHYILDAIYYGIDIFDCVNPTRIARHGSLLTDNGILRIKRAGFNVDTSPIEQDCSCTLCTRYSRGYLRHLIKSGETLGVMLASEHNIHYMFRLIQKARNAIMNDDFTQFRKLYLSKYDEGNFNE
- the murJ gene encoding murein biosynthesis integral membrane protein MurJ; this translates as MNRDIISTIIVMVSIFFSRIMGFIKIKVFSYYFGANLEADIFNYVFNIPNNLRKILSEGAMTSAFMPEFAHEMKKSNTHALNFLRRVITFNVISISLVICIMILFSKQIMYFVSSYRGNNLELASYIFNYLILYVLLISLASIFASVLNSYKVFFIPSFSPVMLSSSIILSIYLFYRQYGIYSAVIGVIVGGILQFLIQMINCIYIGLTYRPMFNFNDPSFLRFLKRWANMILSALAAIATQQISFALASTLDIGSVSVLSNAIVYYQLPVGIFYVSIATVIFPKMAEYASLGNKKGLDLILNQGIDILIFLLVPMSFLMYIWADPILNLLLTGGKFSVYDTQKTVSVLQYFLIGLLFSSIFGLFQKYYFSIRNSKIPLYFNLLFAAVDIVISVLGIKFYKIVNVLPIAQSISFALCVVIFYFVGFKCGIKLELLRSSIALIKAFISLIPLYLFYTFFNNFKWDVGFSLNNFYLLSVAGIINIIILILCYYLLGVSKIFKFISREIA